In Deltaproteobacteria bacterium, the genomic stretch CCGCTCGAGCTGTCGCACGCGATCGCAGTGCTGCGCCAGATCTGCAAGGGCCTCACGGCCGCCCACGCCGCGGGCATCCTCCACCGCGACGTCAAGCCGGAGAACATCTTCCTGACCACCGTCGACGGTCGACCGGACTGCGTGCGCCTGCTCGACTTCGGCGTGTCGGCGATCATGTCGGAGCGTGGCCGCGTACGTGGTCGCGTCGCGGGCACGCCGTGGTACTTCGCGCCCGAGCTGGTCTCGGGCCTGCCGCACGATGGTCGCGCCGACCTCTACGCGCTCGGGTGCACCGCCTTCGAGATCCTCGTCGGTCGGCGCCCGTTCGAGGGCAACGAAGGCGAGGTGCTGCTGGCCCACATCGGTCGCGAGCCACCACGCTTCGCCGAGGTCGCCGCGGTGCCACCCCAGCTGGCCGCGATCGAGGCGGTGGTGCAGCGCTGCCTTGCCAAGCGACCCGAGGATCGCTTCGCGTCGGCGGTCGAGCTCGAGGCAGCGCTGTGCGAGGTGCAGATCGCCTGCGGCCTCACCACCGCCCACGACGACCTCGCGCTGCCGGAGGTCGAGCCGCGGCGACGCGCGCGGCTGCGCGAGGCGATGCCCCACGCCGACGACCATGCTCGCGCGCACCGACGTCGCGTGCGCGGCTGGTGGCGACTGGGCGGCGCGCTCGCGGGCATGGTGATGGCCGGTACGATCCTGCACACGTGGCCGTCCGAGGCCGCGCGCGCGGACGTCGAGACCCTCGTCGAAGCCGCGCGGCACGCCGCAGCGCAGGCCTACTTCGTCTATCCCCCGCCCGACGATCCCGACCGCGCCACCGCCTACGACCACGTGCTGCGGCTCGAGGCCATCGGCGGACTCGCCGGGGTCGAGGCCAGCCACCGCGCCCGTGAGCTCCGCAGCGAGTTCACCGGCACGCTCGTGCGACTCGGTGATCGCTACTGGGGGCTCGAGGGCGGTGCCGCGTTCGCGATCGACTACTACGCGTGCGCGCTGGTGTTCGACCCCGACCACGTGCACGCGCGCGAGCGGGCATCCCTGACGATCGGCGAGGTCGTCGCGTTGCGGGACAAGGCCCGCGATCACGCCTTCACGCGCGACGAGCTGGCCGCGGCCTCACCGCTACTGGCGCTCGCCGAGGACGACGAGCGCTTGCGGACCGAACGACTCGCCGCGCTCGCACCGCTGGTGGCGGAGCGCAGCGCATCGACCCGCGCCGCGCTCGATCGCCTGTCGCAACGCGACGACCCACCGACACGCGCCCGACCGGTCGCACCGGGGTCGACGCCCGCCGGGCGCCCGCTGCCATCGAAGTCACCCGAGCTGGCCGCGCCCGCCGTCGATACCGCGACGCCGGCACTCGCACCGATCGTCGCCGACGATCCGGCGACTGCCACGGCGGCGTCCACCGCGGGCGACGCCGCGACGGTGCGCGCCCGCGTGCGGGAGGGCCGAGTTGCCCTGACGAGCGGTGAGCCGGCCACCGCGTCGCGTCGCTTCGAGGCCGCGCTCGCGCTCGATGCCGACGACGCAGACGCCCACGCCGGACTCGCGGAGGCCGAGTTCGAGCTCGGGCACGCGAGCTCGGCCATGCGCCACGCACGTCTCGCCGCCCGGCGCCGGCCCAACGATGCCGCCTTGCGATTGCTGTGGGGCGACGCCTGCTTCAAGGCCTATCGCTACGCCGACGCGCTCACGCAGTACCAGCGTGCGCTCGAGCTCGGCCATGCCGCCGCGGCCGCGCGCGTCGCCAAGGTCCGCGCGAAGCTCATCGAGTGAGTGCGCGGGCGCCGAGCGCCTCCTGCAGCGCACGGAGCCTGCGACGCGTCTCCCAGCGAAACACCGCCGCCAGAATCGGCTCGAGCACGAACGCGAGCCACCGCGGTCGCGCTCGGAAGTTGTACGTGTACGTGACGCGGCTGTGCCCGTCGTCGATCGCGTCGTGGCGGATCGACGCCGCCCACCGCTCGAACAGCGGCGGGTGGTTGATCATCTTGACCGCCGCCACCACCCCGCGCTCGAAGCTGACGTAGACCGTGCGCACGGTGAGTCCGCCCACCAGATAGCGCCCGCGGCACACCGCGATCGCCCCGTGCCCCGCCGCGCCGCCGCCCTCGACGAACGCCTCACGCAACAGCGTGTCCCACTCCAGCCGGGCGCCATAGTCGTGCAGCAGATCGAAGACCGCGTCGCACGAGGCCGGCATCGACTCGCTGACCCGTGCGTGCACCACCGCGGGCCAGTGTAGCAACTCGTGGGTCACCGATCGCCGGCGGGTACGGCGTCGCGCCCCCTCGAGGCGTGTCGAGGGACTAGTACCTCGACACAGCGATAGTGACGGGCCATAACACCGCCCTGACCGCGCCTCGCTGCGTTGCCGCACCTTGAAATACGCCCGGTATTCCGGCGGCACGGCGCCTTGCGGAGTCGCGGCCATGACGGCGTTCTGACCCATCACTATCGCTGTGTCGAGGTACTAGAGAGGCGATCCGCTAAGGTCGAGGGGGATCGACAAGGGTGTGTCGCTGTGATCTCGTTTGGCGAGCGAGGTCACTCACGATGCTGTGGAAGGTCCCTACGAAGCTGAGCGCCGAGGAGCAGCGGCTGGTGGCGCGCATGCGCAAGCCGAGCCGCTTCTTCGTGTTCCTGCGAGAGATCCGAGCCGAGCTGTTCACGCCGGAGTTCCAAGAGGAGCTCGCTCGGGCTTACGAGCCGCGCGGTCAAGAGCCCGTACCGCCGGCGCTGCTGGCGATGGTCGTGCTGTTGCAGGCGTACA encodes the following:
- a CDS encoding serine/threonine protein kinase; this encodes MTAPAHRAEPSPPQVCEPADSPANLPTRDYADDGDGDGDGVGLVPQIALAPGAVVDGTRYRLVAWLGDGGMGVVYEAEHLDLGRRVALKVLRSEACRRPDRLAMFRAEARALASIRSPFIVELYDFAELGDGRAMFAMELLRGRTLRSALAHGPLELSHAIAVLRQICKGLTAAHAAGILHRDVKPENIFLTTVDGRPDCVRLLDFGVSAIMSERGRVRGRVAGTPWYFAPELVSGLPHDGRADLYALGCTAFEILVGRRPFEGNEGEVLLAHIGREPPRFAEVAAVPPQLAAIEAVVQRCLAKRPEDRFASAVELEAALCEVQIACGLTTAHDDLALPEVEPRRRARLREAMPHADDHARAHRRRVRGWWRLGGALAGMVMAGTILHTWPSEAARADVETLVEAARHAAAQAYFVYPPPDDPDRATAYDHVLRLEAIGGLAGVEASHRARELRSEFTGTLVRLGDRYWGLEGGAAFAIDYYACALVFDPDHVHARERASLTIGEVVALRDKARDHAFTRDELAAASPLLALAEDDERLRTERLAALAPLVAERSASTRAALDRLSQRDDPPTRARPVAPGSTPAGRPLPSKSPELAAPAVDTATPALAPIVADDPATATAASTAGDAATVRARVREGRVALTSGEPATASRRFEAALALDADDADAHAGLAEAEFELGHASSAMRHARLAARRRPNDAALRLLWGDACFKAYRYADALTQYQRALELGHAAAAARVAKVRAKLIE
- a CDS encoding SRPBCC family protein translates to MVHARVSESMPASCDAVFDLLHDYGARLEWDTLLREAFVEGGGAAGHGAIAVCRGRYLVGGLTVRTVYVSFERGVVAAVKMINHPPLFERWAASIRHDAIDDGHSRVTYTYNFRARPRWLAFVLEPILAAVFRWETRRRLRALQEALGARALTR